From a region of the Neobacillus niacini genome:
- a CDS encoding OmpL47-type beta-barrel domain-containing protein, with amino-acid sequence MKIKSKKAISTLLTFIMFFTLAFNNVVTFASEPSNDRTITEKTTASTPTIWIVGDSTVSSFTDNYYYPRYGWGTQIENYLDGSFTIKNLALSGRSSKSYTTDPEYQTLLSGMKSGDYLLIGFGHNDEKTEPERYTNPNGTYLDPGSFANSLYENYIKPAQAAGTQVILSTPIVRRTNTGVWSNSNLHITDTVKEFPGGDYRQAIRDLGTALNVPVVDMTTLTKTLYDELSPSETLYLHAWTSSKPQSVDNTHTNIWGGRYNAYLLIKAIKELGVSGLAEHVINAKAPTKSDTLVSNPNYQETPYTGELQQSTLWEDYGIWKGTVFGDIGGDPSTANQTLETDSDGNMHIAVANNKGKIASVTDGFAMYYYKVPANSTFTLTAKAKINGFSLNDQVSFGLMARDEMYIDSYINTTMGEYVAAAPLKLTKAATGGLWNSFARKSGVLTQGGTAANPISVGDTINLSITSNSDGYATKVGNEATITGGFDFKLTSIDPDYVYVGMFVARNADIIFSDIKLVVDGVEVTSADTTVPVTEAAVTPAQPDGLNGWYTHHVKLSLNVSDKLSGAAKTEYSFDGGKTWVTYTEPITINMDGKYDVSYRSLDNAGNIEEKQNISINLDSTAPTIDMTGVANDIYTDTADIKPVMELKDNLSEIDNTKTTIILDGNTVENGKTIPLYTLPLGQHEYSITAFDVAGNMVNHVVRFQTSTSIQSLKELITRFTEAGWIDSNGIGKSLKSKLDAENLAAFLNEVQAQRGKHIYVQYADYLTRDAEYLLSNKSR; translated from the coding sequence ATGAAAATTAAGTCAAAGAAAGCGATTAGTACATTACTGACTTTCATAATGTTTTTCACACTAGCATTTAACAACGTTGTTACATTTGCCAGTGAACCATCTAACGACCGGACAATAACAGAAAAAACTACTGCCAGTACTCCAACAATTTGGATTGTTGGGGATTCGACAGTAAGCTCTTTTACGGATAATTACTATTATCCAAGGTATGGATGGGGCACTCAAATTGAAAATTATCTCGATGGCTCCTTCACCATAAAAAATCTTGCCTTGTCTGGAAGAAGTTCAAAAAGCTATACAACTGATCCTGAGTATCAAACGTTACTCAGCGGCATGAAGAGCGGAGATTATTTATTAATCGGTTTTGGCCATAATGATGAAAAAACAGAGCCGGAAAGATATACAAATCCGAATGGAACTTATTTGGATCCAGGATCATTTGCGAATTCCTTGTATGAAAATTATATTAAACCGGCTCAGGCGGCGGGAACTCAAGTCATCCTTTCTACTCCTATTGTCAGAAGAACGAATACAGGTGTATGGAGCAATTCTAATCTTCATATTACAGACACTGTCAAAGAGTTTCCAGGCGGAGATTATCGACAAGCCATTAGGGATTTGGGGACTGCGCTTAATGTACCGGTAGTTGATATGACTACTTTAACTAAAACTCTATATGACGAACTGAGCCCAAGTGAAACTCTGTATCTCCATGCGTGGACCTCTTCAAAACCGCAAAGTGTGGATAATACACATACCAATATCTGGGGCGGAAGGTATAATGCGTACCTTCTAATAAAGGCAATTAAAGAATTAGGCGTAAGCGGACTTGCAGAACATGTGATAAATGCTAAAGCTCCAACGAAATCAGATACGTTAGTGTCAAATCCTAATTACCAAGAAACGCCGTATACTGGTGAATTGCAGCAAAGTACTTTATGGGAAGATTATGGTATTTGGAAAGGTACGGTATTTGGTGATATTGGCGGTGATCCAAGTACTGCAAATCAAACTCTTGAAACAGATAGTGATGGAAATATGCATATTGCAGTAGCCAATAATAAAGGGAAAATTGCCAGTGTGACTGATGGATTTGCCATGTATTACTATAAAGTACCTGCAAACAGCACATTTACACTAACAGCTAAAGCGAAAATTAATGGCTTTAGTTTGAATGATCAAGTATCCTTTGGTTTGATGGCCAGGGATGAAATGTATATCGATTCTTATATAAACACTACTATGGGTGAATATGTTGCAGCAGCACCTTTAAAGCTCACTAAGGCAGCGACAGGAGGATTATGGAATAGTTTCGCTAGAAAGAGTGGAGTGCTTACCCAGGGTGGAACAGCAGCAAACCCAATTTCTGTAGGAGACACCATAAATCTTTCTATTACAAGCAATTCAGACGGTTATGCAACTAAAGTTGGAAATGAAGCAACTATTACTGGAGGGTTTGATTTTAAACTTACAAGCATCGATCCAGATTACGTTTACGTAGGTATGTTTGTAGCACGTAATGCGGATATAATCTTTAGTGATATTAAACTAGTAGTTGACGGTGTTGAAGTGACATCTGCTGATACAACAGTACCTGTTACAGAGGCTGCTGTCACACCAGCTCAACCGGACGGACTGAACGGGTGGTATACACATCATGTAAAGTTGAGTCTTAACGTTTCTGACAAACTATCGGGTGCGGCCAAAACGGAGTATAGCTTTGATGGTGGAAAAACTTGGGTAACATACACAGAGCCGATCACAATCAATATGGATGGAAAATATGATGTAAGCTATCGTTCATTGGATAATGCCGGAAATATTGAAGAGAAGCAAAACATCTCTATTAATCTAGATTCCACGGCCCCTACTATCGATATGACTGGCGTTGCGAATGATATTTACACCGATACCGCAGATATCAAACCGGTCATGGAGCTCAAAGATAATTTGTCCGAAATTGACAACACAAAAACAACAATAATATTGGATGGAAACACCGTAGAAAATGGGAAGACAATTCCTCTTTATACGCTCCCACTTGGTCAACACGAGTATAGCATAACAGCATTCGATGTGGCTGGGAATATGGTAAATCATGTTGTTAGGTTCCAAACTTCTACTAGCATCCAATCCTTAAAGGAATTGATTACACGCTTTACGGAAGCCGGATGGATAGATAGTAACGGCATAGGTAAAAGCTTAAAGAGCAAGCTGGACGCGGAAAATTTGGCTGCATTTTTGAATGAGGTTCAGGCTCAAAGAGGCAAGCATATTTATGTGCAATATGCAGATTATCTCACCCGAGATGCTGAATACTTGTTGTCCAATAAATCTAGATAA
- a CDS encoding OmpL47-type beta-barrel domain-containing protein, giving the protein MEVAIKGATAPTEPTDTVAPTATISYSDVNPTNKDVIVTVIPSEPVSVTNNNGLDQYTFSQNGSFTFTFEDAAGNAGSVVAIVNNIDKNAPVTTDDAPNGWVNKDVTVNFKASDKDSGIVATYYTIDNGAPQTGESVTFTSEGIHSLTYWSVDNAGNVEEKKTVSIYLDNTAPSLQVELDQTILWAANNKPVSVTAVVDSSDRLSGIDSVVLSSIIPSELDDASEQLVGDAVLGALDKRFTLLAKKANNKADLTYSITYTAIDKAGNQTDTTVMVRVPHNMSGR; this is encoded by the coding sequence ATGGAAGTAGCTATTAAGGGAGCAACAGCACCAACAGAACCAACCGATACTGTAGCTCCTACAGCGACGATCAGCTATAGTGATGTCAATCCGACCAACAAAGATGTAATTGTGACTGTTATACCAAGTGAGCCTGTTTCGGTAACGAACAATAATGGGTTAGATCAGTACACTTTTAGCCAAAATGGAAGTTTTACCTTTACGTTTGAAGACGCCGCTGGGAATGCAGGAAGTGTTGTTGCGATCGTCAATAACATTGATAAGAATGCACCTGTAACCACCGACGATGCGCCGAATGGCTGGGTTAATAAAGATGTAACCGTGAATTTTAAGGCAAGTGATAAAGATTCAGGTATCGTAGCCACGTATTACACGATTGATAACGGGGCTCCCCAAACGGGCGAATCAGTTACATTTACATCGGAAGGCATTCATAGCCTTACTTATTGGAGTGTTGATAACGCCGGTAATGTAGAGGAGAAGAAAACGGTTTCGATCTATTTGGATAATACCGCACCATCGCTTCAGGTCGAATTAGATCAAACGATACTCTGGGCTGCCAACAATAAACCTGTTTCAGTAACAGCGGTCGTTGATTCAAGTGACCGTTTGTCGGGGATTGATTCCGTTGTACTGTCCTCGATTATTCCAAGTGAACTTGATGACGCGTCCGAACAATTGGTGGGGGATGCTGTTTTAGGTGCGCTGGATAAGAGGTTTACATTGCTTGCTAAAAAAGCGAATAACAAGGCTGATCTTACCTATAGCATAACGTATACAGCAATCGATAAGGCAGGAAACCAGACAGATACTACCGTTATGGTACGAGTACCTCACAATATGTCAGGGAGATAA